A genome region from Hippopotamus amphibius kiboko isolate mHipAmp2 chromosome 1, mHipAmp2.hap2, whole genome shotgun sequence includes the following:
- the IVL gene encoding involucrin isoform X1 → MSQQHTVPVTLPPALSQEPLKPVSPPTNSHQEQVKQPTPLPALCQKTSLELLGKGPVELEEKHTTLVKEVPKQECEPQQQEPQKQEQHVEQQQQESQEQEQHVKQQQQQQQESQVQELHVEQQQQQKSQEQEQHVEQKQQQQESQVQELHVEQQQQQKSQEQEQHVEQQQQQQESQVQELRMEQHVEQQQQESQEQEQHVKQEQQQQQESQVQELHVEQQQQQKSQEQEQHVEQQQQQKSQKQEQHVEQQQQQESQVQELHVEQHVEQKQQQESQVQELHVEQQQQQKSQEQEQHVKQQQQEPQEQQVQQLKGQLEQENKVLGQQLDQELAKRDEQLEKKGEQLLEQQEGQLKQSVFVPAPGQVQETHPVQPLKGEVLPPEEAGGVVPPKHK, encoded by the coding sequence ATGTCCCAGCAACACACTGTGCCAGtgaccctgcctcctgccctcagTCAGGAGCCCCTCAAGCCTGTTTCTCCTCCCACCAATAGTCATCAGGAGCAAGTGAAGCAGCCAACTCCGCTGCCTGCCCTATGCCAGAAGACATCCTTGGAGCTCCTAGGGAAGGGCCCTGTGGAGCTCGAGGAGAAACACACAACTCTTGTGAAAGAGGTGCCCAAGCAAGAATGTGAGCCACAGCAACAGGAGCCACAGAAGCAGGAACAGCATGTGGAACAGCAGCAGCAAGAGTCACAGGAGCAAGAACAGCATgtgaaacagcagcagcagcagcagcaagagtCACAGGTGCAGGAACTGCATGtggaacagcagcagcagcaaaaatcACAGGAGCAAGAACAGCATGTGGAACAGAAGCAACAGCAGCAAGAGTCACAGGTGCAGGAACTGCATGtggaacagcagcagcagcaaaaatcACAGGAGCAAGAACAGCATGtggaacagcagcagcagcagcaagagtCACAGGTGCAGGAACTTCGCATGGAACAGCATGTGGAACAGCAGCAGCAAGAGTCACAGGAGCAAGAACAGCATGTGAaacaggagcagcagcagcagcaagagtCACAGGTGCAGGAACTGCATGtggaacagcagcagcagcaaaaatcACAGGAGCAAGAACAGCATGTggaacaacagcagcagcaaaaatCACAGAAGCAAGAACAACATGtggaacagcagcagcagcaagagtCACAGGTGCAGGAACTTCACGTGGAACAGCATGTGGAACAGAAGCAGCAGCAAGAGTCACAGGTTCAGGAACTGCATGtggaacagcagcagcagcaaaaatcACAGGAGCAAGAACAGCATGtgaaacagcagcagcaggagccaCAGGAGCAGCAAGTACAGCAGCTAAAGGGACAGCTGGAACAGGAGAATAAGGTCTTGGGCCAGCAACTGGATCAAGAGCTAGCAAAGAGAGATGAGCAACTGGAAAAGAAAGGGGAGCAGCTGCTGGAACAGCAGGAGGGGCAGCTGAAACAGTCTGTGTTTGTTCCAGCTCCCGGCCAGGTCCAAGAGACCCACCCAGTCCAGCCACTAAAGGGAGAAGTCTTGCCCCCTGAAGAAGCAGGAGGTGTAGTGCCCCCCAAACATAAGTAA
- the IVL gene encoding involucrin isoform X2 has protein sequence MSQQHTVPVTLPPALSQEPLKPVSPPTNSHQEQVKQPTPLPALCQKTSLELLGKGPVELEEKHTTLVKEVPKQECEPQQQEPQKQEQHVEQQQQESQEQEQHVKQQQQQQQESQVQELHVEQQQQQKSQEQEQHVEQKQQQQESQVQELHVEQQQQQKSQEQEQHVEQQQQQQESQVQELRMEQHVEQQQQESQEQEQHVKQEQQQQQESQVQELHVEQQQQQKSQEQEQHVEQQQQQKSQKQEQHVEQQQQQESQVQELHVEQQQQQKSQEQEQHVKQQQQEPQEQQVQQLKGQLEQENKVLGQQLDQELAKRDEQLEKKGEQLLEQQEGQLKQSVFVPAPGQVQETHPVQPLKGEVLPPEEAGGVVPPKHK, from the exons ATGTCCCAGCAACACACTGTGCCAGtgaccctgcctcctgccctcagTCAGGAGCCCCTCAAGCCTGTTTCTCCTCCCACCAATAGTCATCAGGAGCAAGTGAAGCAGCCAACTCCGCTGCCTGCCCTATGCCAGAAGACATCCTTGGAGCTCCTAGGGAAGGGCCCTGTGGAGCTCGAGGAGAAACACACAACTCTTGTGAAAGAGGTGCCCAAGCAAGAATGTGAGCCACAGCAACAGGAGCCACAGAAGCAGGAACAGCATGTGGAACAGCAGCAGCAAGAGTCACAGGAGCAAGAACAGCATgtgaaacagcagcagcagcagcagcaagagtCACAGGTGCAGGAACTGCATGtggaacagcagcagcagcaaaaatcACAGGAGCAAGAACAGCATGTGGAACAGAAGCAACAGCAGCAAGAGTCACAGGTGCAGGAACTGCATGtggaacagcagcagcagcaaaaatcACAGGAGCAAGAACAGCATGtggaacagcagcagcagcagcaagagtCACAGGTGCAGGAACTTCGCATGGAACAGCATGTGGAACAGCAGCAGCAAGAGTCACAGGAGCAAGAACAGCATGTGAaacaggagcagcagcagcagcaagagtCACAGGTGCAGGAACTGCATGtggaacagcagcagcagcaaaaatcACAGGAGCAAGAACAGCATGTggaacaacagcagcagcaaaaatCACAGAAGCAAGAACAACATGtggaacagcagcagcagcaagagtCACAG GTTCAGGAACTGCATGtggaacagcagcagcagcaaaaatcACAGGAGCAAGAACAGCATGtgaaacagcagcagcaggagccaCAGGAGCAGCAAGTACAGCAGCTAAAGGGACAGCTGGAACAGGAGAATAAGGTCTTGGGCCAGCAACTGGATCAAGAGCTAGCAAAGAGAGATGAGCAACTGGAAAAGAAAGGGGAGCAGCTGCTGGAACAGCAGGAGGGGCAGCTGAAACAGTCTGTGTTTGTTCCAGCTCCCGGCCAGGTCCAAGAGACCCACCCAGTCCAGCCACTAAAGGGAGAAGTCTTGCCCCCTGAAGAAGCAGGAGGTGTAGTGCCCCCCAAACATAAGTAA